Part of the Nicotiana sylvestris chromosome 2, ASM39365v2, whole genome shotgun sequence genome, CCAAGTTTATAAAACACTTGGTAACTAAAAAGAgatctatggattgtgagaccatcaaaatgactcatcaagtgagtgctattGTGCACTCTATGgttccaaagcttgaagatcccggcgcATTTACCATTCCATGTACCATAGGGAGTGCGaattttgcaaaggcattgtgtgatttgggagcaagtgTAAATTTGATGCTTTACTCCATAtttaaaactttgggtattggtcatCCGAGAGCTACTTCAATGCGATTTCAAATAGCGGATAGAACAATGAATAAGCagcttggtattattgatgatgttcttgtccgagttgacaagtttattttgcctgCTGATTTTGTGATTCTCGACTGCGAAGTCGACTATGAGGTGCCGATAATCTTGGGAAGGCCTTTCCTAGCAacagggaaggcattggttgacaTGGAAGTAAGGGAGCTCATCTTTCGCGTGGGTGACAAAAAGGTTGTCTTCCATGTATGCAAATTAATGAGGTAGCCGAATAGTACTGAGGTTTGTTCTTTTATGGATCTGGTGATGGAGGTAATAGTTGATGACACAAGtgccatgatcaatgtggaggatcctttgGAAGCTGTATTGTTGAACCATGATGTGACCGAGGATGAAAGCTTGGTAGAGTATGTCAATGCCTTGCAAAGAATGGGATCTTACTCCTATGAGCCCCGTAAACtctccttggatcttgaaaacaaAAAGACTctaccaacaaagccctcaatcgaggaacctccagTATTGGAGTTGAAGtcattgcctccacacctcaggtatgaattcttgggcccttgttcaactttacctgttattctatcttcttgtcttactaacgtgcaggtagattccACCCTTAAGGTGCTTCAAAGAAGGAAGAGGGCAATTGGatagactttagctgatattcgggggataagcactgccttttgcatgcacaaaattatACTTGAGGATGATATCAAACCCTccatggaacatcaaaggaggtttaACGAGGCTATACAAGAGGTTGTCGAGAAGaaagttatcaagtggctagatgcagtGGTGGTGTACCCCATCTCGGATAGTTCATAAACTTTACTAGTACAATGTATGCTGAAAAAGGGGGTATGACTGTGGTCACAaatgagcaaaatgagttgatccgcactaggactgtcaccggatggagggtatgcACGGACTACTGGAAGCTGAACAAAGTAAACCGCAAAGATCAATTTCCATTGCCATTTCTTGACCAAATGCTGGATAGACTTGCTGGGCGGTCctactattgctttttggatgggtactcaggc contains:
- the LOC138886232 gene encoding uncharacterized protein produces the protein MPKAKAPFPRPPPPYPQRLAKQKNKNQFKTFIEMMKSLSINVPLVEALEQMSGYAKFIKHLVTKKRSMDCETIKMTHQVSAIVHSMVPKLEDPGAFTIPCTIGSANFAKALCDLGASVNLMLYSIFKTLGIGHPRATSMRFQIADRTMNKQLGIIDDVLVRVDKFILPADFVILDCEVDYEVPIILGRPFLATGKALVDMEVRELIFRVGDKKVVFHVIVDDTSAMINVEDPLEAVLLNHDVTEDESLVEYVNALQRMGSYSYEPRKLSLDLENKKTLPTKPSIEEPPVLELKSLPPHLR